In Arachis hypogaea cultivar Tifrunner chromosome 17, arahy.Tifrunner.gnm2.J5K5, whole genome shotgun sequence, a single window of DNA contains:
- the LOC112764785 gene encoding uncharacterized protein → MASMIMSFAPATTVRVYAATAAKGAGGSKEEKGLLDWILGGLQKEDQLLETDPILNKVEGKTGGGTTSGRKNSVAVPPPKKKGGFGGLFAKNE, encoded by the coding sequence ATGGCTTCAATGATCATGTCATTTGCACCAGCAACAACAGTAAGAGTCTATGCAGCAACAGCAGCAAAGGGTGCTGGTGGCAGCAAAGAAGAGAAAGGTCTTCTTGATTGGATCCTTGGAGGGTTGCAGAAGGAGGACCAGCTTCTAGAAACTGATCCTATCCTCAACAAGGTGGAGGGAAAGACCGGAGGCGGCACCACCAGCGGCCGCAAGAACTCCGTCGCCGTGCCGCCACCCAAGAAGAAGGGTGGCTTTGGTGGTCTCTTTGCCAAGAATGAATAA